From candidate division WOR-3 bacterium:
CTGTGCGGTTACCCAAGAGGCGGAGAAGAATTCCTATAAATGGTTTAATCGCTACCGAAAAAAGAATTACCAAATTATTCTCACCGGTTGTCTTATTCCTCTTTTAAAAAAAGCCTCCTTTTCTTTAAATGGTCAAGTAAAAATTCTTTCCCTGGAAGATAAGCAAAGGATTGTGGAAAGAGAGAATCTTCTACCTTCCCGTCGGCGGGCTTTCTTAAAAATTGTTGATGGCTGTGAGAATTTCTGTCATTATTGTCTGGTAGGAAGGATTCGAGGAAAATTGAAAAGTGTGTGTGAAGAGTGGATAATTAAAGAATGTGAAAGATTAAAGAATTTAGGAATCAGGGAGATTGTTCTTTGTGGAATAAATTTGGGATTATATGGTAAGGATATTGGTACTTCTTTATTCACTTTACTTTCCCATTTGGCAAAAAAAATTAAAGGAATAAGTTTTCGGCTTTCTTCTTTAGAAGTGGATACGTTCTCTGATGAACTATTATCATTAATTATTCAATTGGTAAAAGATGGGTTTTTATGCCCCCATTTTCATTTACCCCTTCAATCGGCATCGGACAAAATTTTGGAAAAGATGGGCAGGAAATACCGGCTTAAAGATTACGAAAGGGTGCTTACCAAAATTGTCGAAAACCTTCCAGACGCAAATATTGGTTGCGATGTAATA
This genomic window contains:
- a CDS encoding MiaB/RimO family radical SAM methylthiotransferase produces the protein MNRLYIKTLGCKVNYAESDALANYFKNRGYEIVKEENQADIILLNTCAVTQEAEKNSYKWFNRYRKKNYQIILTGCLIPLLKKASFSLNGQVKILSLEDKQRIVERENLLPSRRRAFLKIVDGCENFCHYCLVGRIRGKLKSVCEEWIIKECERLKNLGIREIVLCGINLGLYGKDIGTSLFTLLSHLAKKIKGISFRLSSLEVDTFSDELLSLIIQLVKDGFLCPHFHLPLQSASDKILEKMGRKYRLKDYERVLTKIVENLPDANIGCDVIVGYLGEEEKDFLFTYQFLAKMPFGYFHVFPFSPRPFTPVYHEKETVSEKEKKERLKVLIGLREKKILEYCQKFFNQVRRGILIEEDIYLTDNYLKVKIFEPSEEVAYLKIKDFYLKDKNFPILLGEEFKGG